One Serpentinicella alkaliphila DNA segment encodes these proteins:
- a CDS encoding poly(R)-hydroxyalkanoic acid synthase subunit PhaE: protein MKTSTGINMFSQSMEAQKNMFEVWQKMFNPISEEVLEASKDINNKPLSFLKDIMELTNKLNSNYMGDPYQVLKKMNESTDAYYSVFKIWQKLKEDTFEPTAEAMKVAFEEWREQYSEYMNKHYIPLLPEPMKKVLEQSMSVMESYRSATNKFWEPWIGNEKELSDAFFRGLLNDPSAYLEYLKLWKENYDNSFSKFLNTPMMGINRELLEKQFDSLDKYIRFNVHLNEYLANIYKLGQETMKKTLNDYAAMYKEGMQPKSFEEFYKYWTKEINNAFDRLFFSDDFSKLVGHTLDAMTSFKIEVDKLWEEYLTFMPIAKKSEMDSLYKTVYEMKKEIKSLRKELDEFKALKEVNSEKEKSKK from the coding sequence ATGAAAACAAGTACAGGTATTAATATGTTCAGTCAGTCGATGGAGGCACAAAAAAATATGTTTGAAGTGTGGCAAAAAATGTTTAATCCAATTAGTGAAGAGGTATTGGAAGCTAGTAAAGACATAAATAATAAACCTTTAAGTTTTTTAAAGGATATAATGGAACTAACTAATAAACTAAATAGCAACTATATGGGTGATCCATACCAAGTATTAAAGAAAATGAATGAAAGCACAGATGCGTACTATAGTGTATTTAAAATCTGGCAGAAGCTAAAAGAAGATACATTTGAGCCAACAGCAGAAGCTATGAAGGTAGCTTTTGAAGAGTGGAGAGAGCAATATTCAGAATACATGAATAAACACTATATACCACTGTTACCAGAGCCAATGAAAAAAGTACTAGAGCAATCCATGTCAGTAATGGAATCATATAGATCAGCAACAAATAAGTTCTGGGAACCATGGATAGGAAATGAAAAAGAATTAAGTGATGCATTTTTTAGAGGACTATTAAACGATCCTTCAGCATACTTAGAATACTTAAAGCTATGGAAAGAAAACTATGATAACTCCTTTAGTAAATTCCTAAACACACCAATGATGGGAATAAACAGAGAGCTATTAGAAAAACAATTTGATAGTCTAGATAAATACATTAGATTTAATGTACATTTAAATGAATACTTAGCAAATATATATAAATTAGGTCAAGAAACAATGAAAAAGACATTAAATGATTATGCAGCAATGTATAAAGAAGGAATGCAACCAAAATCCTTTGAAGAGTTTTATAAATATTGGACTAAAGAAATAAATAATGCCTTTGATAGATTATTTTTTTCAGATGACTTTAGTAAGTTAGTAGGCCATACATTAGATGCAATGACAAGTTTTAAAATAGAAGTAGATAAGTTATGGGAAGAGTACTTAACATTTATGCCAATAGCAAAAAAATCAGAGATGGACAGTTTATATAAAACAGTATACGAAATGAAAAAAGAAATAAAAAGCCTAAGAAAAGAGTTAGATGAATTTAAAGCATTAAAAGAAGTAAATAGCGAAAAAGAAAAAAGTAAAAAGTAA
- a CDS encoding YkvI family membrane protein, whose protein sequence is MKKGEVSGIPAFFAVAFVWFTTHFGGGFASGRQLIQFFVRYGWYALFTPVIAILLNAIVFYYAWEYSVEHKKFQYKSWCDSFYRPHEKIFSNLYELVFNLTLVTATAVAFATGGATMTKVLGTPYIVNTAIIAIIMLVLTIFGADVIRSVASWVAIVIILGLLIIYGTNFFVVLPNLKDVLSAPPAPYGFLPALWEAIKYTSLQAAVVGTYIAVADVLKNKSDIKKAAITGFLLNAVIITLASAVILSHYPTILTEAVPVIYVLNNGIGGSIGEMLVSLLIFLGVISTGVNLIYGGTKRILSVYTKDGVKEDNRKKDIIASSIYVLITWGIALFGLIPLIAKGYSYISYIALPVVVIPIIYKGITRKRNVQEVPSTN, encoded by the coding sequence ATGAAAAAAGGTGAAGTATCGGGGATACCAGCATTTTTTGCAGTCGCGTTCGTATGGTTTACAACACATTTTGGAGGTGGGTTTGCCTCAGGGCGACAATTAATTCAGTTTTTTGTGAGATATGGTTGGTATGCATTGTTTACTCCAGTTATTGCAATTCTTCTAAATGCAATCGTATTTTATTATGCATGGGAATATAGTGTAGAACATAAAAAGTTCCAATATAAAAGTTGGTGTGACTCTTTCTATAGGCCCCACGAGAAAATTTTTTCAAATTTATATGAACTAGTTTTTAATCTAACACTAGTTACTGCTACTGCTGTAGCATTTGCTACTGGTGGGGCTACAATGACTAAAGTCCTTGGGACACCATATATTGTAAATACCGCTATTATTGCTATTATTATGTTAGTCCTTACAATATTCGGGGCGGACGTCATTAGATCCGTTGCATCTTGGGTTGCGATTGTTATAATACTAGGACTTTTAATCATTTATGGAACAAACTTTTTTGTCGTACTTCCAAATTTAAAGGATGTACTTAGTGCTCCTCCGGCCCCTTATGGATTTTTACCAGCATTATGGGAAGCTATTAAATATACCAGTTTACAAGCAGCAGTAGTAGGGACATATATTGCAGTAGCAGATGTATTGAAAAATAAAAGTGATATTAAAAAAGCAGCCATAACAGGATTTTTACTAAATGCAGTTATTATTACCTTAGCCTCGGCTGTAATATTAAGTCATTACCCAACTATTTTGACCGAAGCAGTACCAGTTATTTATGTTTTAAATAATGGTATAGGTGGTAGTATTGGAGAAATGCTTGTTTCACTTTTAATTTTTCTAGGTGTAATTTCAACAGGTGTGAATTTAATTTACGGGGGTACTAAGAGAATATTAAGTGTATATACTAAAGATGGAGTAAAGGAGGATAATAGGAAAAAAGACATTATCGCCTCTTCTATTTATGTACTAATAACATGGGGGATAGCATTATTTGGTTTAATACCACTAATTGCAAAGGGATATAGTTATATATCATATATAGCATTGCCAGTAGTTGTAATTCCAATAATTTATAAGGGCATTACAAGAAAAAGAAATGTTCAAGAAGTTCCTTCTACTAATTAG
- a CDS encoding ATP-dependent helicase produces the protein MNDFNSFKTKYGLKLNAQQEQVVNHINGPAVVLAVAGAGKTTSIVSRIGNLIFNYGIAPETILTMTFSKASAKDMKNRFNELFGNDIGSNNVEFSTIHSFTYRILYIYSKRTGRSFSLIEDEKDKNKENDTLNKYRILRQIAFKYLNEYITEDQLEELINNIGYVKNMMIKETDFINHDITFTSFKEIYLEYEQFKSQNNLIDYDDMLTISYEILLNNPKLLDYLRNKYSYIQVDEAQDTSPIQFEIIKLLAYPKNNIVFVGDDDQSIYRFRGTKPEIMLNFPKQFNNTKSYFMEQNFRSTENIINLANSFIKQNEKRYKKTIFTEKSELVNPEVIYSEDEVKQIEFIIDKLKSTSVNDSTAILFRNNQSAIYLMDQLNKNGFNFYIKDFKNKFFKHWIIQDILNFINVAIDPSDINSFFNIYYKTNSYLSKEILTYAKNNSYPQKNIFNIMLSYPNLTDLQKINIIKVKSNFNALKISDGERFIKIIENQLGYENYLKRHSKNNSNSLGNFKNILGTFKLITVDVENIREVKTKLNELELLLKRSSYNKDANITLSTVHSAKGLEFDNVYVVDIVEDIFPNYSSIKKAKDEKSFDELEEERRLMYVAITRAKEKLFFLSLLYKNSNMANKSLFVKEIEGILNINDSSKLKTIYENAKIDHKKFGIGKIKSIDKHIATIVFPTGEKIIDLDICTQNNLIKRLN, from the coding sequence ATGAATGATTTTAATAGCTTTAAAACTAAATATGGTTTGAAATTAAATGCACAACAAGAACAAGTAGTAAATCATATTAATGGCCCTGCTGTTGTATTAGCCGTTGCTGGAGCAGGAAAAACTACGAGTATTGTGTCTCGAATTGGTAATTTAATTTTTAACTATGGAATAGCTCCTGAGACTATCCTAACAATGACTTTTTCCAAAGCTTCAGCTAAGGATATGAAAAATAGATTTAATGAACTCTTTGGAAATGATATAGGATCCAATAATGTTGAGTTTTCAACTATACACTCCTTTACATACAGAATCCTGTACATATATTCTAAAAGAACCGGTCGAAGTTTCTCTCTAATAGAGGACGAAAAAGATAAGAATAAAGAGAATGATACTCTAAATAAATATAGGATTCTTAGGCAAATAGCCTTTAAATATCTAAATGAATATATTACTGAAGATCAATTAGAAGAGTTAATAAATAATATCGGTTACGTTAAAAATATGATGATTAAAGAAACTGATTTTATAAATCATGATATTACCTTTACATCTTTTAAAGAAATATATTTGGAATATGAACAATTTAAAAGCCAAAACAATTTGATTGATTATGACGATATGCTAACTATATCCTATGAAATATTGTTAAATAATCCGAAGTTATTAGATTATCTTAGAAATAAGTATAGCTATATACAAGTTGATGAAGCTCAAGATACTAGCCCTATTCAATTCGAAATAATCAAGCTACTAGCCTACCCTAAAAACAACATAGTTTTTGTAGGTGATGATGATCAATCAATTTACAGGTTTAGAGGAACAAAACCTGAGATAATGTTAAACTTCCCTAAACAATTTAATAATACTAAATCATATTTTATGGAGCAAAATTTCAGAAGTACAGAAAATATTATAAACCTTGCTAACTCTTTTATTAAACAAAATGAAAAACGATACAAAAAAACTATTTTTACAGAAAAAAGTGAATTAGTAAATCCAGAGGTTATATATAGTGAGGATGAAGTTAAACAAATAGAGTTTATTATAGATAAATTAAAATCAACTTCGGTAAATGATTCTACCGCCATATTATTTAGAAACAATCAATCAGCTATATATTTAATGGATCAACTAAATAAAAATGGTTTCAATTTTTATATAAAGGACTTTAAAAATAAATTTTTTAAGCATTGGATAATACAAGATATATTAAATTTCATAAATGTAGCCATAGACCCCTCAGACATTAACAGTTTCTTTAATATTTACTATAAGACAAACAGCTATCTCTCTAAAGAAATTTTGACCTATGCTAAAAATAACTCATATCCACAGAAAAACATATTTAATATAATGCTTTCTTATCCTAATTTAACTGATTTGCAAAAAATTAATATTATTAAAGTAAAATCTAATTTTAATGCCCTTAAAATTTCCGACGGTGAACGATTTATTAAAATAATTGAAAACCAACTTGGCTATGAAAATTACCTTAAAAGGCATTCTAAAAATAATAGCAACTCCTTGGGGAATTTTAAAAATATATTAGGTACTTTTAAATTAATAACAGTAGATGTAGAAAATATAAGAGAAGTAAAAACTAAACTAAATGAATTAGAGCTTCTTCTTAAAAGATCAAGCTATAATAAAGATGCTAATATAACACTCTCAACAGTACATTCAGCCAAAGGATTAGAATTTGATAATGTATATGTAGTTGATATAGTAGAAGATATTTTTCCAAACTATAGTAGTATAAAAAAAGCTAAAGATGAAAAAAGCTTTGATGAGCTAGAGGAAGAAAGAAGATTAATGTACGTCGCTATAACAAGAGCCAAAGAAAAATTGTTTTTCCTCTCTTTATTATATAAAAACTCTAATATGGCTAATAAATCCCTGTTTGTAAAAGAAATCGAAGGTATATTAAATATAAATGACAGTTCAAAGCTAAAAACCATTTATGAAAATGCTAAAATAGATCATAAAAAGTTTGGGATTGGAAAAATAAAGAGTATAGATAAGCATATTGCTACTATAGTTTTTCCAACAGGCGAAAAAATTATAGATTTAGATATTTGCACACAAAATAATCTAATAAAAAGACTAAACTAG
- a CDS encoding transposase: MMKDEFEKNKEVAATYRGAYLLISNRVDNPEEALDAYIKRWSIEVFFRTAKQELGLNSCHSTSESHHYAHIELIFTAETLLVYARWELNNKGAEEGFTHGEMVRNFFNATYRIVIKAQQCFQTIQVHFDTEVRQFARLIDKFWPKNLLLGWFTVQNSQYMESTA, from the coding sequence ATGATGAAGGATGAATTTGAGAAAAACAAAGAGGTTGCAGCTACATATCGTGGGGCTTACCTTTTGATTAGTAATAGGGTCGATAATCCTGAAGAAGCTTTAGATGCATATATTAAGCGTTGGAGCATTGAGGTTTTTTTTAGAACTGCAAAACAAGAACTGGGGTTGAATTCTTGCCACTCAACGTCGGAAAGTCATCATTACGCCCATATTGAGCTCATTTTTACAGCAGAAACTTTACTTGTCTATGCAAGATGGGAACTCAATAATAAAGGCGCTGAAGAAGGCTTCACCCACGGCGAAATGGTCCGAAACTTTTTCAACGCCACATACCGTATCGTTATAAAAGCACAGCAATGCTTTCAAACTATACAAGTACATTTTGACACAGAAGTTAGGCAATTTGCAAGACTTATTGATAAATTTTGGCCGAAGAATTTATTGTTAGGTTGGTTTACTGTGCAAAATTCCCAGTATATGGAGTCAACTGCATAA
- a CDS encoding electron transfer flavoprotein subunit alpha/FixB family protein, which translates to MNISEYKGILVFAEQKDGIIHKVSYELLNKASQLSKELKAPIYSIVLGPNNMKVDELIYRGAQEVFYVEGDEFNEPQELLYKENIVAFIKKLKPEICLFGATSFGRSLAPRIASGLGTGLTADCTDLIIDSDRKLVQIRPAFSDNILAHIKTKTYPQMATIRYKEFEEAERNIGAIGKVTKIESVDYKNNLIKVIKEIKSDTTDITEAEVVVAGGRGVNTTEGFNMLEELARLLGGVVGASRTVVEEGYISSSQQVGYSGNRVKPKLYIACGISGAPQHIAGMKESLNIVAINTDPSAPIFNIANVGIVGDIYEILPKLIKKLSSRVCEA; encoded by the coding sequence ATGAACATTAGCGAGTATAAAGGGATTTTAGTATTTGCAGAACAGAAGGATGGGATTATACATAAGGTAAGCTACGAGCTATTAAACAAAGCGTCCCAATTATCTAAGGAACTAAAGGCACCAATATATAGTATAGTGCTTGGACCTAATAACATGAAAGTAGATGAGCTTATCTACAGGGGCGCACAGGAGGTTTTTTATGTAGAAGGGGATGAATTTAACGAGCCTCAGGAGCTCCTTTACAAAGAAAATATAGTAGCTTTTATAAAAAAATTAAAACCTGAAATATGTTTATTTGGTGCTACCTCATTTGGAAGGTCCTTGGCACCTAGAATAGCTAGTGGATTAGGAACTGGATTAACTGCAGATTGTACGGATTTGATAATAGATAGTGATCGTAAATTAGTACAGATAAGGCCTGCCTTTAGTGATAATATTTTAGCACATATAAAAACCAAGACTTATCCGCAAATGGCAACTATTAGATATAAAGAATTTGAAGAGGCAGAGAGAAATATAGGGGCTATAGGAAAGGTAACAAAAATAGAATCTGTTGACTATAAAAATAATCTTATTAAAGTTATTAAAGAAATAAAAAGTGATACTACTGATATTACTGAAGCTGAAGTTGTAGTGGCTGGGGGAAGAGGAGTAAATACAACAGAAGGGTTTAACATGTTAGAAGAGTTAGCACGATTATTAGGGGGTGTAGTTGGGGCTAGTAGGACTGTTGTTGAAGAAGGATATATATCAAGTAGCCAGCAAGTAGGCTATAGTGGCAATCGAGTTAAACCCAAATTATATATAGCCTGTGGAATTTCTGGGGCTCCACAGCACATAGCAGGAATGAAGGAGTCCTTAAATATAGTTGCTATTAATACTGATCCTTCAGCACCTATATTTAATATTGCTAATGTTGGGATTGTAGGAGATATTTATGAAATTTTACCAAAGCTAATTAAAAAATTAAGTAGTCGAGTATGTGAAGCTTAA
- a CDS encoding electron transfer flavoprotein subunit beta/FixA family protein, producing MRIVVLIKQVPDMEKVKFNSEKGIVDRASAGTEINPFDLNALEAALVIKEIIGAEVVALTMGPPKAEEALREAIARGADKAVLISDKYFGGSDTKATSHVISSGIKRLGNFHLIIAGEKTVDGDTGQVGAQVSDYLDIPYITYVSRIEEVSESVIRSVSEIWGGEYLKEMKLPGLITVTKDINTPRLPSFKQKMASRKAEIIRLSYEDLKEYFSSDEVGIKGSPTWVSKIEVPEVIKREGKIYRDDIDAGLETILHIIAEERI from the coding sequence ATGAGGATTGTTGTTTTGATCAAACAAGTTCCGGACATGGAGAAAGTAAAGTTCAATAGTGAAAAAGGTATTGTTGATAGGGCTTCGGCTGGTACGGAGATAAATCCATTTGATTTAAATGCCTTAGAAGCGGCTTTAGTTATTAAGGAAATCATTGGTGCAGAGGTTGTTGCCTTAACTATGGGACCACCCAAAGCAGAGGAAGCGCTAAGGGAAGCTATAGCTAGGGGTGCTGATAAAGCCGTATTAATTAGTGATAAATATTTTGGAGGATCAGATACAAAAGCCACATCTCATGTGATTTCCTCAGGAATAAAGAGATTAGGGAATTTTCATCTAATTATCGCAGGTGAAAAAACTGTTGATGGGGATACAGGTCAGGTTGGAGCTCAAGTATCAGACTATTTAGATATACCTTATATTACATATGTAAGTCGAATAGAAGAAGTTAGTGAAAGTGTCATTAGATCAGTTTCGGAAATATGGGGCGGAGAGTATTTAAAAGAAATGAAATTACCTGGGCTTATAACTGTAACTAAAGATATAAATACTCCTAGATTACCTTCATTTAAACAGAAAATGGCTTCACGTAAAGCTGAAATTATAAGGCTTAGTTATGAGGATCTAAAGGAGTACTTCTCATCAGATGAGGTCGGTATAAAGGGTTCTCCTACATGGGTAAGTAAAATTGAGGTGCCAGAAGTGATTAAAAGGGAGGGTAAGATTTATAGAGATGACATAGACGCTGGTTTGGAAACTATATTACATATTATTGCAGAAGAAAGAATTTAA
- a CDS encoding pyridoxamine 5'-phosphate oxidase family protein has protein sequence MSKILGNEVPQEVIEFINNEEAFYILATINSETGFPHTTPINLVKSTTPSTLNACIATGHQDYENIKKDKRAMISLLGAGDIAISIKGEGFIVKEKMEGNEFMAGIKINVLEVKNDTTALVKIEQGIQVTQRSQKTPQLFRVLYDELAAL, from the coding sequence ATGTCAAAAATATTAGGAAACGAAGTTCCACAGGAAGTTATAGAATTTATAAATAATGAGGAAGCGTTTTATATTTTGGCAACAATAAATAGTGAAACTGGATTTCCACATACTACACCTATAAATTTAGTTAAATCTACAACTCCATCAACTTTAAATGCATGTATAGCAACTGGGCATCAGGACTATGAAAATATTAAAAAGGATAAAAGAGCAATGATTTCCTTACTAGGCGCAGGGGATATAGCTATAAGTATTAAAGGGGAAGGATTTATAGTGAAGGAAAAAATGGAAGGTAATGAATTTATGGCTGGTATAAAAATAAATGTATTAGAAGTTAAAAATGATACAACTGCTCTAGTGAAAATTGAGCAGGGTATACAAGTAACACAGAGATCACAAAAAACACCTCAGTTATTCAGAGTACTTTATGATGAATTGGCAGCCCTATAA
- a CDS encoding HD domain-containing phosphohydrolase produces MQNKEVHRLNNKIKELEDKLSEQSFLVNMTNLLMRDGDLNTTIKSTLQLAMEITNSEAGCLFMIETSSYKVKAVEINGQISEELVKAFSKLNNILSKQQLNRIVEVNKKNEYFHRFYKLDEKLESFIFLPLVVETDPIGYAVVMHRHEDNDNHSSSYSVRDQINLKIFSHQAALLLDNIRKNIERKKKELYLKTISSLVAAIDAKDIYTQNHSSRVAMITVEFAKFLDFTEEMVELIHYGAILHDVGKIGISDVILNKNTALTDEEYGIIKEHPIKGVNILKPMDLNKGIVDVIKYHHERYDGNGYPDRLKGEEIPLTARIVSIVDAWDAMTSSRAYRKGLLKEEAIGELIKCKGTQFDPHLVDEFLKLLYKNPLY; encoded by the coding sequence ATGCAAAATAAAGAAGTACATAGATTAAATAATAAAATTAAAGAATTAGAAGATAAACTAAGTGAGCAGTCCTTTCTTGTAAATATGACAAATTTATTAATGCGAGATGGAGATTTGAACACTACTATTAAAAGCACATTACAGCTTGCTATGGAAATTACTAATAGTGAGGCTGGTTGTCTATTTATGATAGAAACTAGTAGTTATAAAGTAAAAGCTGTGGAAATTAACGGGCAAATATCTGAGGAACTAGTTAAGGCTTTCAGTAAACTAAATAACATATTATCTAAGCAGCAATTAAATAGAATTGTTGAAGTGAATAAAAAAAATGAGTATTTTCACAGGTTTTATAAGTTAGATGAAAAACTAGAATCATTTATTTTTCTACCATTGGTAGTTGAAACCGACCCTATAGGATACGCAGTTGTAATGCATAGACATGAGGATAATGATAACCATTCTAGTAGCTATTCTGTCAGAGATCAAATAAATCTAAAAATATTCTCTCATCAGGCAGCATTGTTACTAGATAATATTCGAAAGAATATAGAGCGTAAAAAAAAGGAATTATATTTAAAAACAATTAGCAGTTTAGTAGCAGCTATAGATGCAAAGGATATATATACTCAAAATCACTCCTCTAGAGTAGCAATGATAACTGTTGAATTCGCAAAGTTTCTTGATTTTACAGAAGAAATGGTTGAACTAATTCATTATGGGGCAATTCTACACGATGTTGGAAAAATAGGTATTTCTGATGTAATTTTAAACAAAAATACTGCTTTAACTGATGAGGAATATGGGATAATAAAAGAACATCCAATAAAAGGTGTTAACATATTAAAACCTATGGATCTGAATAAAGGCATTGTAGATGTAATCAAATATCATCATGAAAGATATGATGGAAATGGCTATCCAGATAGGTTAAAAGGAGAGGAAATCCCTCTAACTGCTAGAATTGTTAGTATAGTGGATGCATGGGATGCAATGACAAGTAGTAGAGCTTATAGAAAAGGTTTATTAAAGGAAGAGGCTATAGGTGAATTAATAAAATGTAAAGGAACGCAATTTGATCCACATTTAGTAGATGAGTTTTTAAAACTATTATATAAAAATCCATTATATTAA
- a CDS encoding GGDEF domain-containing protein, with translation MYITHTIKADAEIINKLGIIRGSIQRSTQLELNGIQDDLLIGNINTIISDFQNNKYRVYDKNDELLLYLTQLEETWISLSEAMYTYRTNPTSTNSSIIIELSELAWVRSNNLVYIYQQTSQNKVAKLDNSFFMLTINLIFGIFIIYLIKKYVKDTLEYLVNYDDLTGIFNRRFFNEYLLKEIEKFNRYPSKLSLVILDIDRFKNVNDTYGHDVGDIILKDLAKLVNSNIRKSDILARIGGEEFAIVLTNCDINDGFSFAEKIRNIVSQHNFHQVGQITISLGVTQLHENDTTDTIYKRADNALYIAKKNGRNRSEIEIKNGFIMTHPNKDIKIKQNLPS, from the coding sequence ATGTATATAACACATACAATTAAAGCTGATGCAGAAATAATAAACAAATTAGGAATAATTAGAGGTTCTATTCAACGTTCTACTCAACTGGAACTAAATGGTATTCAGGATGATCTATTAATTGGTAATATTAACACTATCATTAGTGATTTTCAAAATAATAAATATAGAGTCTATGATAAAAATGATGAACTTTTATTATACTTAACTCAACTTGAAGAAACCTGGATTTCCCTAAGTGAAGCAATGTATACATATAGGACTAACCCAACATCAACTAATTCAAGTATTATAATTGAGTTGAGCGAATTAGCTTGGGTTAGATCAAACAATCTTGTTTATATATATCAACAAACTTCACAAAACAAAGTCGCAAAACTTGATAATAGTTTTTTTATGTTAACCATAAATTTGATATTTGGCATCTTTATAATTTATTTAATTAAGAAGTATGTCAAAGATACCCTGGAATATTTAGTGAATTATGATGATCTAACAGGAATATTTAACAGGCGCTTTTTTAATGAATATTTGTTAAAGGAAATAGAAAAATTCAATAGGTACCCCTCTAAGCTATCTCTAGTTATACTAGATATTGATCGGTTTAAAAACGTTAATGATACCTATGGTCATGATGTAGGGGATATTATACTAAAAGACTTGGCTAAATTAGTTAACTCAAACATTAGAAAAAGTGATATTTTAGCTAGAATTGGTGGCGAAGAATTTGCAATAGTATTAACTAATTGTGACATTAATGATGGTTTTAGTTTTGCAGAAAAGATTAGAAATATTGTATCTCAACACAATTTTCACCAGGTTGGACAAATAACTATTAGTCTCGGGGTAACCCAATTACATGAAAATGATACAACAGATACGATATATAAACGAGCTGATAACGCCTTATATATAGCAAAGAAGAATGGAAGAAATAGAAGTGAAATTGAGATTAAAAATGGCTTTATAATGACCCATCCAAATAAAGATATTAAAATAAAACAAAACTTACCTTCTTAA
- a CDS encoding FAD-binding oxidoreductase has product MNAGVVGTLRKLIGEDWVLDNLEQTKGYLYDQTEELIRPRAAEDSIVVKPGNTKEVSEILKYANEVKIPIVPRGGGTGLCGAAIPTKSSIILSDERLNKTIEVDELNLMVTCDAGVTLAALLEKLKEYDNLFFPVHPGDEGAHIGGMVVQNAGGAKAVRHGIMRNHIKGLEVVFPTGEITNLGGKLIKNNSGLDLLHLMIGSEGILGIVTKVILKLYPEPKYSGTLLVSFNNREDAIAVVPQILQRGIIPLAIEYMERDVALESAEHIGAKWPAVDGSVDVIIILSEDKEDTLYEKSEEIVEICDSNNAVYTSIAESAREQNTILAVRSNVYTAVKHNAVDGLDMAVPIGSIPDFMREIFRLADRYGAKTPSVGHAGDGNIHNFIMRENGEIPPYYEELKEEMYKTAVKYGGTITAEHGIGKTRVPNLALQLSHKEIELIKAIKKAFDPNGILNPGTVVNIE; this is encoded by the coding sequence ATGAATGCAGGTGTAGTTGGAACTTTAAGGAAACTAATTGGTGAGGATTGGGTGTTAGATAATCTGGAGCAGACAAAGGGATATTTATATGACCAAACTGAAGAGTTAATACGGCCAAGGGCTGCGGAGGATTCAATAGTTGTAAAACCAGGTAATACAAAAGAAGTATCAGAAATACTAAAGTATGCAAATGAAGTAAAGATACCAATTGTACCTAGAGGTGGTGGTACAGGGCTTTGTGGAGCTGCAATACCTACAAAAAGTAGTATTATACTCTCCGATGAAAGGTTAAACAAAACTATTGAGGTTGATGAGCTAAATTTAATGGTGACATGTGATGCTGGGGTGACATTAGCAGCTCTTCTAGAGAAATTAAAGGAATACGATAATCTATTTTTTCCTGTACACCCGGGAGATGAGGGAGCACATATAGGTGGAATGGTAGTACAAAATGCTGGGGGTGCTAAGGCTGTTAGACATGGGATTATGAGAAATCATATTAAAGGCCTAGAAGTTGTATTTCCAACAGGAGAAATTACAAATTTAGGCGGTAAACTTATAAAAAATAATTCTGGATTAGACTTACTGCATTTGATGATCGGCAGTGAAGGTATATTAGGTATAGTTACAAAAGTTATATTAAAGCTATATCCAGAGCCAAAGTATAGTGGAACATTATTAGTATCATTTAATAACAGAGAGGATGCAATTGCAGTAGTACCGCAAATTCTTCAACGGGGTATCATTCCCTTGGCAATAGAGTATATGGAACGGGATGTAGCATTAGAATCAGCGGAGCATATAGGCGCAAAATGGCCTGCAGTGGATGGATCTGTTGATGTAATTATTATTCTTTCTGAAGATAAAGAGGATACCTTATATGAAAAAAGTGAGGAGATAGTAGAAATATGCGACAGTAACAATGCAGTATATACATCTATAGCTGAGTCTGCAAGGGAGCAAAATACGATTTTAGCAGTAAGAAGTAATGTTTATACAGCTGTTAAGCATAATGCTGTTGATGGGTTAGATATGGCAGTTCCTATAGGTTCAATACCAGATTTTATGAGAGAAATATTTAGATTAGCTGATAGATATGGGGCTAAAACTCCTTCAGTTGGTCATGCTGGTGACGGAAATATTCATAATTTTATTATGAGAGAAAATGGAGAAATTCCGCCATATTATGAAGAATTAAAAGAAGAAATGTATAAAACTGCCGTTAAGTATGGGGGTACAATAACTGCAGAGCACGGAATAGGTAAAACAAGAGTACCAAATCTAGCTTTACAGCTAAGCCATAAGGAGATAGAGCTAATTAAAGCTATAAAGAAGGCCTTTGACCCTAATGGTATTTTAAATCCTGGTACTGTTGTAAATATAGAATAA